From the genome of Microtus pennsylvanicus isolate mMicPen1 chromosome 17, mMicPen1.hap1, whole genome shotgun sequence:
ACATTTGAAGCAGTAGAACTTTGTGCATAGGCATATTAGCATGCCTGAATGAGATATTTAATTCTACTTCATGTCCTTTTATGTACGGTTATTTAGGTTCTATAATGAGAAGGTGCTGGAAATATTGGAGTAGGTGATTCATGTGCCAACTCTTTGTGGCTTACATAAGAGtaacttttaattttagttaGAGTCTACACTTGTAGAAAGGTTACCATGTCATTTCACTAAAATAACTATATAGAATATAAAGtagacacacatataaagaaatttgtattgtatataaaatatatctcagTAAAAGTGTtcattaaaatgagttttaaaatacagaaacctGGTGCTCGGAAGATGGCTTAAgaagttaagagtgtttgctgctcttccagagttctcGAGTTCAGTTTCCACACGCATGTGGACAGCTCATAATCACCAtcagtagctccagttccaggggacccactgCTGTCTCCTGACCTCCTCATGTACCCATGTGGAATATACTCAGATACAcgtacatacacgcacacacacacacacacacacacacacacatttcacattcttttcttaaaaatgtagAAACCCAGACAAATGGAAGAAATGgcatttctacatttttttttaaaattttggttttaaaattttatgtcagGCTTGGTACATGTTTGTGACCCCACCACTGAAAGGATTAagtaggagaatcaggagttgaTGGTCGTCCACTGCCACATAGCAAATTTGAGACCAGTCATGTGAGACTCCATCTCTGCAATACCACTATATTCCCAAGTCAGTGCTCTTTTGGAAGTGAATGCATTTTAACACAAAGTACCTTTTAGTGTTTTCTCTTTGCATTGTCTTGGTGGTTTCCCAGCATTACTATTTTATATGCAGCCTCTTGTTGGCTTATTGAGATTCTTTGTAGATGCTTATTTATCGTTAAGCACGAGTCTTTTGAATACTTCGTTGAGTAGTATAAGACACAACACATGACTTAACAATtactcttaatttttaatttgtgtttcaaTATCTTATCTGCTAGGTATGGCATTTCAAGCATAGATGCAGCCATTGAAGGAGCGTCAGACGACATGACTGTGGTAGATGCAGCTTCATTAAGACGTCAGGTAATTACTACCCAAATAAAATATAACCTAAACTTATGTTCATGAAATATTTCAGAGTAATAGTTTAcgtaattttatgatttttctctcCTGTGGATCCCATGAATTCAGGCTATCTAGTAAGCCATAATTGATTTTTCTCAGATTCTTTAGAGATTTGTTAAGCCATCATTCAAATTTTTCTGACCAACATAAAACATTGCTGCCAAAATGATTGATATAATCAGGCCAGTATCAAAGAATCGTGATGTAGTAATAAACCAATCTAGTCCTGAATTGTTTTACTCTTGATAGGTACACAGTCACAGGGACCTTTGTTACTGtttataatttcttcattttagaaACCACGGCTTTGAGTTTTCCCACTGCCTCTACATACATAGTTCATGACCCTGCCCATAAGCCCCCTCTTGTAATTGTACTTCTTATGTGCTTATTTTTCATATGCATTCCTGCTGTCTTACATAGAGGCATTCCCATGCAGGAAAGGCATATTTGGTGTTCTCATTATGTCtgccaaatataaaataaagatctgAGTGGCATATCAGAGGGCCCACTATAATAGGTCATTGGGGCTAAGTATTAGAGTGGACTGAGAACAGTTATCCAAGTCCAAGACTACACAACTGAGACtcgtggaggaggcagagagaggagtggCCATCCTCTGCTCCTTCTGTGGGATAGACCCTCCTGACACACTTCATGTTCCTGCCAGAAGAACGTAGGGCAACAGTGTCCTTGCACACTCCTAACTCACATTTACAGAATGCAGATGAAGAAGCATATTTAAGTCAATTAAAGCTGTTGTAGgtagtattttattttctatttatagtTGTATTTTGATCCAAATAGAACTTCCTATGTAATAATTTCTTAGACAAGTTAATGTACTATTTTCTAAAAATCTGATTGCTGTATGCATTAGTACTattttgtatttgtctttcaCCTAGATAATCAAATTAAATAGACGTCTGCAACTTCTAGAAGAGGAGAATAAAGAACGTGCTAAAAGAGAAATGGTCATGTATTCAATTACTGTTGCATTCTGGCTGCTTAATAGCTGGCTCTGGTTTCGACGCTAGCGGTAACCTCAGCATTCACATATATTGTCTCAACACCTGGAAATATAAAGGATTTGCAAACTTCATTGTTTCTGTCTTTGCATTGTATGCTGTTTTAGGGACCTATTCTGTTACTGATCTGCATTCAGCTAGTTCTGCAGTGGCACCTACACACTCTCCTTTTGCATGTTTTGTAAATAggctcttggtttgtttgtttgtttttaaagaaaatcattttttggGGCCTCATCTGTACAGCTAAGTTCTCTAAAAAGAAATGCCAGTCATAAAGAGTGAGTTTAGAAAACTATgtaaaagaaaacagtgtttctcaGATGATTAATTTCTTTGATAGATGCTTTTTGTGTCTGCATCACAACATTAATGCTTTTGAAGTCATAGTCTGGTGCAGCActtaagaaaaatcaaaccacCTAATTCTTGATCACCTGTACAGAGGGTGTGTCTAAAAACTCCTAATGATTCAGCAGTTTATCTGTGTGCAATATGTTGTTCTGATTTTCATCTTagttttctataaaatgtttttaccaAGTCCGTGTGTGAATGATTTAAAAACTTAAACAATAAAGTATAAATGTAGTGTACTTAATAAACTGTCAACCAAAGCAATGTCTATGGAAAGATTTATTTCATAATTGGTACTGTGGGCTGAGTATCTTATTCAAGTCTTTCTGCCCTGGGAGCAAGGTCATTAGTGTGACCTGTGGATCAGAAGAGTGTCCTGGGTTTCTCAGATCTCCATCCTGACGCTGGACTTGCTGCCACTGTAAATGCTAATACATTAGATCTGTGGAAGTGATTcaggttttgaaaacaaaaccaaacaccttTATAAAACCCTGTATCCTTTTTTTCATTGTAATATTTGCTTGCTAATACACCAAATCTCATAAATTTGTAAAGCCAAGGTTTGGGAGCCTTTAATACTCAAAAGTATGTATCTTTTCAAGTACAAGTAGAATTCAGCTAGGTgcaatatttcattattattatattaataataataattaatataattattaacataataatatattattaaatataggGGTTTGGCAAGGATTTCAGGTGGGGGATACGTCATCAGTTACTTTTGCATCACAAGGTTGAAGATTTAGGTAGATTTAACATTGATGTTCTTGCGTCTTCTTTAATCCAAGAGGAGGGTTCTTTCTTGTACTTAGTGTGACTAAATTGATAAATTAAATGTATAACTTCTTTTGCTGAGCAGGCATGAAAAAGATTTCACAAACAGGCTAGAAGTAAAAGGAACTCCTTGGAGATTAATATAAAAGCTATTATTTTTCCTGATAATTGTTACAAAGACCTAAAACATTCTTAGATAGAATGTCCTACAGTAATTAGGAAAAAGTTGTTAATTACCCAGGAGTCGGGGGCTTAGGAGAGGTTTTAAAAGGAACAGATTCCATTCTAATTAGGATAGTCAGGAATATTTTGTAAATACTTGAACAGAGACAAATGGAAATTTCAATAAGCAGAGATAtagcatgagggcctgcttgttggggtttctgtcctgcccacttcccacagtcattaggtcccaaagataatcacacagaggtctacataagttataaactgattggctcattagctcaggcttattaactcttataacttatattaacccattattcttatctatgttaaccacatggctcagtacctttttcagcagggcaggtcacatcctgcttctttggtgtctggacaggactggtgaaagagcttccttcccagatactcctgttctcattgtcccgcctctacttcctgtctggttgtcccgcctatacttcctgcctggctactggccaatgagcGATTatgtaaaacataattgacagaatataacaattctcccacaccacagagATAAAAGGTTCTAGAGATTGGGGGTAAGATACAGTCAGGGCTAATGAGCATAAAGAACCAAGAGGAACAGAGATGATCATATCACTTTGAGAATCCCAACACTCGTCTTTCTgcttttggaaatattttagaaGCATTTTCTGTTGCTGAGGAATTGACAGATTAAGGATGGTGATGCGAGAGAGAAGAAAGATACTAAATAGTGAGGTCTTTTGGTTGGCCAAACAACACAGCAGATACGGTACTGTCAGACCCTGGGACCTACCTGAGTGTGAAGacaagaactgactcctggaaattgtcttctgacttccataagCTCTTTGGTGGGCACACACATCCACTCACATCATAAGCACACAGAAAAGTATGTAAATGTAGAAAATAAGGTTTCAAAGAATGAGGATTTCCTAGTTTGGATATCAAATCAGTGACCAAATGCCCTCAAAAGATGCTGCCTTCAGGTGGTCTGTGTGCTTTAGGTATTCAATTTGTAGCAGCAGTTCCCAAGAGActaaagagcaaagaaagaaccTGGCAGACATTTCCACCGATAATGTCACTCAGAGGcgtcctccttccctccctccctccctccctccctccctccctccctccctccctccccctcccctctcccccctctttttttatcTGACGCAGCAGAGACCTAGACTCATTCCTTTCCAGGATGATGAGTAAAGTCTAAGACCCATCTCAGGTTCTAATTTGTTCACTCAAGTACAGTCACCTGGCATTTGTTTtacctgtttttatttcttgtctgATTAGCAGTTTGATACTAATTAGTAAGCATTGTCTTCACTCATGTCTGGGTGCTGAAGATTACATTCATTCAGCAATATACTTAGCTTGGCACTGCCTTGTACCAGGTACGCTGTGCTATGCACTGATTACACCAGAAGTTAGTAAAATACATGTCCTAGTGCCCATGGAGCTTATGGTCTGGCGTGGGACAGTGCGGTGTAGCAGGGTAAGAATCACAGATAAAGAGCTCTGACTGcaactaggcagtggtggcgcatgcctttaatcccagtgcttgggaggcagaggcaggcagatctctgagtttgagaccagcctggtctacagatgtgggaagtcctgtatatgtgttgctcttactggttaatgaataaagaagttgctttggcctatggcagagcagaatagagctgggggggggggtgctaaactgaatgctgggagaaagtagctggagtcaaggagacaccatgtagccatgAGAGAGCCCTCCTGGAACTTTgtaggtaagccacagccacatggccatacacagattaatagaaatgggttaatttaagatgtaagagctaaccaataagaagctagagctgctgggcagtggtggcagcacacgccttcaatcccagcacgcaggaggcagagggaggcggatctctgtgagttcgaagccaacctggtctacaagaacttgtttcaggacaggcaccaaagttacagagaaaccctgtctcaggaaaaagctagagctaataggccaagcagtgatttaatttagtctttatttattaacaagtgtttttgtgtggttatttcaagtctgggcagctgggaacaagcagCTTCTACCTACAGGCTACAGagcaggccccaaagctacagagaaaccctgtcttgaaaaaccaaaaaaaaggaaaaaaaaaaaaaagaaaaagcactggctgttctgcctgaggacccatgttcaattcccagctccaaCATGATGacgcacaaccatctgtaatctcAGTCTGGGGACCTGACTGCCTCCTCTGGCagtgaacacacatatgcacagcagACATacacccaaaagaaaaagaaatggtaaCACACCATTGCGTTCAATTCTCCAGAGAAGCATTGACATGGTTAGTGGTTAGTGGATTCAGTTAGAACCACTTGTGAAATGGGCCTGTAGGCATGCCTGCGGGGGATTGTCGGCAGAACCCCCAACCCCGGTGTGTCCTGGATCATATGAAGTGGGAGAAAGTGCTGAGCACCAGCAAGCATTTATCCCCTGCTCCTTGACTGTGGCTGGTTGTGACCAGCTTCAGCACAAGCTCCTGCCCCCTGGACTTCTGCCGTCGTGGACTGCCTTAAACTGGGTGCCAAATacaccctttcttcttcctttgcttttgtcaggatattttaatGACAGCAGCGGAGGGCTAAGACGAGGGCCAAAGGCACCATGCTCGGCATTAGACGGTTTGACAAAGTGACTGTCAAACTCTTCGTAGCTATGGTCTCCTGAAGGATGGAAAGTACTCAGAGATTAGACGCTTGGGGGGCAAGAGATAAGGATTTAGAGGCGAGGTCTTAATAAGGAGCAAAAGTGGGAAAAGGCTAATGAATGGAGGGATGGGAAGGAGTGGTTCTTAATCTTTTTAATTCTGtggtagacagacagaaagaccttCCTTCATGTTTCAGAACTTCCTGGCTTGGGTGAGTGTTGGCTTGGTTAATTGTGATCATGTACACAGGAGACGGTAAGAATATCTTGAAGCTAAGCTTTCAAGTATTActaagtggtggtggtgatggcgggGGGAGGTCTTAGAGAGAAGGTCTTCATGCAATTTGAGCTAGAAAAGGGCTTCCAAGTTCTGGGTGTAGACACTTGTAATTGTTTGTAATTTTTGCAAATGTTTGTAAACATTTGTAATTCAGTTCCTATCaaggttttttggtttgggtttctttttttttatatagatttattatgagtattttgcctactgTGTAAGTAAATGCACGTGAacctgctgcccacagaggcagAATAGAGCtccgggtcccctggaatttgGGTTAGAGACAATTGTAAGCGAgtactcttaagtgctgagccgtCTGTCTAGCTCACTCCAGAAATCATTTTCTaagactgattgattgatttgtgTTTGTGAGTGCACGGTTGCCCTGgagtctagaagagggcactgggtccctgGAAGCTGGACGAGTTTCAGGCTGCTGTGACATGCCACTGtgagtcctgggaaccaaacctcagttctcagcaggagcagcaagtgcttttctgATGAGCCAGGTCTCCAGCCCACTTTCAAACTCATAAACCCCATAAAGCTAAGATAAAAATTGAAATCAATTGCAGAAGGGATGACATTCAGAAAATTGTAGGTTTttagttttctctgttttataacattttaatacAGTAAATACATCTTGTTACCTTTTAAAGAACAGCATAAATAGAAACCAACTTTTaaaggcctgttttttttttcttcacggTATTACGGTAAACCATGAGAAGATGTAAGAAGGCAGAGTAGAGTGGATTGCCGTGTGCCTGTCAGCTAAGTACAGCATTTCTCTGTCAGCTTCTTAAGACCAAGACACCCGCTTCTATAGCCATCAAACTACTCTCAGGTCTAGCAGAAGTTTTTTCAACATACACAGGGCAGAAAAAAAGCTTTACTAACTTCTCCCCAGTATCAGCCGCTGATGACTTTTTTCCAGGTGTGCTACATGTACAATATGCTTTATATGTGAAAGgctgatttctttgttttattgattttgattttgtttttccacacagggtttctctatgtagtccttgatgtccaggaacttgctctgtaggccagactggccttgaactcagagatctgcctgcctctgcctctgagtgctggcattataggcatgtgccacatgGTCCAGCTTgataggttgattttttttttaagttacttcAGAGATGGTTTCAAAAACAACTTTTTGTATTAAAACCACTCAGCATTCCAGATGAAGCTCCATTATTGAACTTATAAAAGCATATATTTGAAATGCGATTTTCAAATTCAATGTACTGACATTCTAGTTTATTAGCCTTTAAGCTACACAACTCGACTCCTTCGCGTAGAGACACCACCACACAGACAGCCAAGGAAACCAATGAGTATCTGACTGAGCCCAAACAGGAGCTCGAGGATTCCGACGAGCAGGAGACTCAGAAATACGGAGAAGTGGAAAATcctgtgtctgtcttcttcaGAGTTAGAGCTGGGAACGCTCCAGTTATTGATTATGTCACTGACGGTGGAGTTTTTAGAATCAGTAGGAGAAACACAAGATTTTTCGAAGAACCACTGGAGATCGAAGGATTCAGGCTGGAAGTTACtggggggaaaggagaagggttAAATGTGCCTATGAACAAAAAGACCCAGTATGGTAAGACCCAGTGTCCATTTTTAAAGACTGTATACAGAAACCATAGCTAAAGTCTGGTTTTCTGAGCACATAAGCATAGCCCCAACTTTAAAACCCCACTTAGAGCACGTTATATCATTCTCCGGAGAACACGTGGTCTTAAGGAGAGCCACATAAGATTGAAGGGCAAAGAAATATCAACTGTCGGGTATTTGtgatttttgtgaatttttttgtttgtttgctttgtttttcgagacttggtttctctgtagctttggagtctgccctagaactagctccatagaccaggctgaccttgaactcacagagatccgcctgcctctgtctccagagttgggattaaaggcatgcacccccaccgCTTGCCTCTGTGTCGGGGATTTGAACCTGTCCATGCAGACTTTCTATTTGCAAAAGGTAGgaaaacaatctctctctctctctctctctctctctctctctctctctctctctctccctctctctctccctctctgtctttctctctcatacatacacatacccacacacaacacTCGGTTTTCACCTACATCTGCTCTGAGGTCAGATGGATGGTTTTTATTCACAATATTTCAGATAGGTCTGATTAAAACGATAGATGGCCCTTCTAACATAAAATGAGAAGTGTTTAGTCCTAACACATCTGTTTCGggatgattttgttttgttttttgtttatcaGAATAAAATGGAGTAGACTCCCAACAACTGACTTTGGACTTGAGAAAAATAACAGTATTTGCAACACATGGCCTATGAGACTGGATTTGCCTGAGACTAGGATTGCCCTATTGTGTAGGCCTCCGCAGCTAGACTAGAAGGGATTGACTTCAAAGCTTGGACTGTGACCCACTATATTGATAGGCTGTAGTCGTTCCTTGACGGTTAAATGTGTTCAGTAGCTGTGGTTGGGAGTCAAAATTGTCCTTACTGTAAAggaatttctttgaattttgtttaGTTTATAATAACTGCTATATAAAttttgagagttttttttaaGTAGGTAATAGGTAAAAACAGTTATTTCATAAAAGTAGAAGAGTTAAATCTGGTGGATTTCCCAAACTAAATGTCTAACTAAAGGTAGCTAATGAATTAGATTTGTCTGCCTGTTTTTGCAAATTATGCCAAAATTCAGCCATAGAATTGTCTCAGTGGACCATGTATATGTAACTTCTAATGTAAGGTGTTGTTACATGACAaatatttttatgtctgtctATAAGTACCTAGCATGAGCACAGGTATCTACTAGCTGCTGTTTCTTGTGTTTTACTCATGTTTTAAGTTTCAGAAGGGAAGGGCTGGGATGGTGCTCCCATGGATGAGCACTTGCTGGGAAAGCCTAAGAACCGGAGTTCGAATCCCAGTGTCCACACAGAACCCCAGAAGACAGTGGCCAccggtaaccccagcactgggcaggcagaaACAAGGGACTCCCTGGAGCAGGCTGGTCAGgccccaggctcagtgagagagcctgccttGGAAAACAAAGTGGAGAAAATCTGAGGACACGTGACATCTGTCATcaagctctggcctccacatgcattgGCAGCCAGCTGCACAGCGGTCCACACGCATACCAGGCATCGTAAATGCATGAGcgccatacacacaaaaaaatgaaagcatctgtGGTTTACAAATTTAGTGGTTAATTAGGGACCAGTTGGATGGCTCAGATGTTTAGAGCACAttctgtccttccagaggacccaacaccAACCAGGGGCATCTTACAGCTACCAACTGCCCACGACTCTGATTCTACAGGGCCTCCATCGATACCtcatttacaaacacacacaataataataatgagaaaataaaaataataattagggcctgaggagatggttcagcaattaagagctctgttgctctcctagaggacctgGGTCTAGATGTCAGCATCCACATACTAGTTCAAACCAGTCTTAATTCCGGTTCTAGgtacagtgccctcttctggtccctgtggGTACTACACATGTGATGCTCTTGCATAGAGGCAAAACAACTCAtgcataatatttaaattttaaaaaagtgcaagaggcaggcggatctctgtgagttcgaggccagcctggtctacaagagctagttccaggacaggctccaaaaccacagagaaaccctgtctcgaaaaaccaaaaataaaaaaaaagtgcagaCGTGGAGAGTAAATGTTCCCCTCACACATGGCTATTCCCAAGGATCTAAATTAAGTATATATTCCCAGAGCTTTTaagagacatacacatataatcaTGAATTTTTACACAACAAGCAAGTATAAGCCCCCTGAGATCAACTAGATCATTTAGAAGAGATCATACCCAGAGCATTTGGGTCGTGCAGCCCCTCCACTTCCTTGTGAGATGTcacccatttgtattaatttaCCAAGTCCTTAGGAATGTTTGAGAAGTCGGGACGGAGAAAAGCCTAGCATTGTGCATCATAGCTACCTGCAGCTCTATGAGACAATGCGACAAAATGCTACTCACCTTAAGTTTCTCAACGAAAACTCACAAGAGACAGTACTGTTGGCTTGAGAGTTACAAATGAGGGGACCTTCCGCGAGAGCCTGGAGTGACACCAGCATGCAGTACACAGCCCCGATGATTGTAATGACGCTCAAGAGCGATGAGAGGAGCATCTGGAAAAGAAAGCCCACGTTGTCATACGTCCTTGCCCTCTCAAGTCGGTCTGTGCTCCTAGAGTCTTTATATGTGCGTGGTGCTTGTACATGTTTGAGTGGGTGTGTtctgcacatgcctgtgtgttcaTGGGGGGGTGAACGAGATTGATGTTGGGTGTTCTCCCTTATCacatcattctccaccttatttttgagacagagtctctcactgaacctggagctcaaccATTTTGCTAGGCTAGCCAGCCAGTGAGCTTCCACGCCGACCTTTCTGCCCCTCTAATGCTGGGGGGTGCCCCTGTACCGAGCCTTCAGGTGAGtcctagggatccaaactcagatcctcaggctcaTATGTCAGACACTTTACTGAGGGAGCCATCTCCCTATCCCCGTGTCGTCCTGAGTCTTGAGGCTGCAGTTTGATTAGGTGTGGATTTAtgaaggggaggggcagagatCAAAGTCTGCCGCTGAATTACAGTTGCCAAGAGGTGATTTACACTTACCAATGTCTCTGGAAAAATCTCAACTTCTCTCCCCTGGGTTTTTATATTCCCTGTGCTCACGGGAAGCTGGCTCCTCCTTCCTCCTATAGAGCTCTAACCACATTTGAGCCCTCTGCTGGGTCCTAGCCACCTAAATTTTGATTCCTGGGCTCTTGGCTCCCGATGCTGTAAGTGGCCAGTGGCCACCATCCTTAACCTATCTGTCAGCAGCAGGGCAGAGAACACAGCTACTCAGCTGTGCACAGCAAAGTGGGCATTTTGCCGTGGGGGCCTCTTCAAGGCATCAGCATCCCTGGTCTCCACCCAGCATCCTCCCAGTCCCGCATGACGACTAAAAGCTGTCTCAACAACACCACGTGACCCTTTGGGATATGGGTGGAGGGTCTAAGTCTGCCCACAGTTGAAAATACTGCGGAGGGAACGTTTGTGCCTTTCGTGAATCTGGGTCACACAGGGTGTGGAATttggtgtaaaaaaaaataatgttgaatgtgtttccttcttaaaaaaaaaaaaacctaatttttATGTTTCACAAAGTTGTTAGTGAATACGATTATTTCAAAGTCAAACCTGAAGCAAGAAAAGACTTTTCTTTCCTGATGGGAAACTCTTAGCTCCTGATCATTGTGTGCTTCAGACCCCCAGGATCAGGCAGGTATGTGGAAGGGCATAGGACCACACGTGTGCTACCTCATGCAATCCTTGAGCAACCCTAGGAGAGCTATCAGTATTCTCGTTTGGGGGAAGAGAAAACTAGAAAGGAGGAGATTGACAGCTTTTTAGGAAACCTGTCTAGGAAATACTGGTGCCCAGGTCCTTCTCACTTAGCATCCTTAGCTGAAAGCACACGGTAAGGGGAGTTAGGATCAACTGTAAATCCTGATTCTCCAATGCTATTGAGACTTGTGCAAGCTACCAGATTTACTCCTGGAGAAGTGCCTGTTATCTCTGACTGGCCACTATGAGGGAACCTTGCTACACAGTTTCAAAGTGAGGAGTCTTCAAGTGATTGAGAAAAATCATCAtattgagaaagaaaaggggaaggaagcaaAGATCTCTCAAATAGGAGGAAGTAACAGGAACAACTGGAAGAAAGTCCTGGTGTCCCCTGCCAAGAAGGGAGGAGAATTTCATGGCACCTTGGTCTCATCTAGACCCAGAAGGTACCAACTGTAACTTGATTGAACCCCTGACTGCCAGCAAGTGAACGCATTGCTAAGAACATTAACATAAACAGGCGATCACTGTTTAAGTGACCAGGACCATTGCTAACAGCATCAGCAATGGTACAGAATGCCtcgtgcccccacccccagcagcccTTGCAGATGCTCAGCTTTGAATGGCCCGTGGTTTTGCTGAAGCATGACTGAACTGGATACAACTCAGATTAGTGTCAACAAAACAACCTCCTAACTTAAAGCTAGTGTTTACATGAAAAGTGGCTCCattgaggaagggagagatggctcagtgggatgAGCACATACTACTCTTCGGAaggcccaagttcagttccagcaTCCGCTATCTCACATCCtgtgactccaggtccaggggatctaacacactcttctgacctcctcgggCAGGGCCCTCACGGTGCATTTTCACAGAGACATAATTGAAAAACATAGCTTGGCTCTCCCAACCTGCTTGTGTCCTTGAAAGAAACAGAACTTAACCGACCAtttaaaagactattttttttatgaaagtACGTGCAAAAATGTTAATAGAAAGTTGGGTTAAGAACAAGTCATGTGCTGGTTACTTTTCGAGTTCAAAGAATCAGAAGTAAATCATCTTGAGAATTTGTGAGTATCACACAGAAGTGAGGTCGATCTGCACTAAGATATGATATTTTAGGAACAAAACTGACAGGGAGTAGAAACCAAAGCCTAACACAGAATACTTGCAAAGTAGCAGGAACAAAGTCAGACTGAAAATACCATAGTTGAAGTGATTATTGTAATCCTAGAAAAACAGAGAATGCCAGGAgtaggggggaggggggggggagagagagagagagagagagagagagagagagagagagagagagagactcagtaaTTG
Proteins encoded in this window:
- the Tm4sf20 gene encoding transmembrane 4 L6 family member 20; protein product: MTCCEGWTSCNGFSLLILVILGVVINCIPLGVSLVEGDSASPNPISCYEWWFPGIIGAGVMAIPATTMSLASRKRACCNNKTGMLLSSLLSVITIIGAVYCMLVSLQALAEGPLICNSQANSTVSCEFSLRNLSNFQPESFDLQWFFEKSCVSPTDSKNSTVSDIINNWSVPSSNSEEDRHRIFHFSVFLSLLLVGILELLFGLSQILIGFLGCLCGGVSTRRSRVV